The sequence TCTTCACGAATCCACTGCTCAAGCTGTACGGTAATATTAATCATATCGGAATGGTTGTCTGTTTTTAATGTAAACGTCTTTTGCATGGCTATCATCCTTTCTTTTACTTGTTAATAGGATTGTTGTTCAAAAGATGCATTTTCAACGTTCGAATAAAATAGAAAGGTTTTCTTGGAGAAGCGGGCGTGATACGCTCGTTCCCGAATTTAAGGTGCTGAGTTATAGAGAATACTAAAAGTCTAAGTGAAGATAACAGATCACTAAATGAAGTTTTATTTTCTTCCGGATGAACTGGCAGTAAGACCTACCCTTCCATGCTATGAGAGTTCTAGGAGTATAAGTGGAATACTACAAGTCAAATGCCGATTCTGTTCAATCTTATAAACCTGATTTGGCTAATGCTCGACGTAATTTCATTGTCTTCTATTCTGGATCTTTTGAACAAGCACGTTACATAAATTATATCAGAGGATTTAAGCGGAAGGAAATCATTATGAAAGATGACTGTAAAGGTTTGGTTAACTTTTTTATTAATATGGTTGCTTTTCGCGTAGTTACAGTGGTTCCCGAATAGTGACTGTTGTTTCAGAGAAAAATATTAAACATAATTTGTGGGATTTTTCGTAACGTGTGCTAAAATTATAGATGTTATTGTAGTTAATCCTACCTATATGGAGTTGTCTTCATCCATATTTTACAACAAAAAAGGCTAGGAAGGTTTGCATAAATTTAGATACCACTCTTGTATCTTTGTTTTAATTTCTAAAGAATAAAGAAGGAGAGGCTATCTGCTTTTTAATACCCCTATATGTATTTTTGAGTTGGACTAAAAATTGTTGCGAGTCTAGAGTCAAGAAAGGGATCGATAGCAACATGGAACGAAGGAAAGTGCTCTTCTTTTTCAATGATAAGGAAACTTCCAAAGCTGCACACCGTATGAAAAAAATTTTTCCTTTTTCAAGGATGCTGCGATTCTTATCAGAAGGGAGATGAAGGAATAATCCCATGGAGTGAAGTTTTCTTATCTTTATTATCATATTATCTCAAGTTCAGAAAGAGAGATGGTCGTTATTTCTTTAATATACTTTTTAATTGGTTTACTTGCTTGTACAGTTGGAGCAATGGCAGGATTGGGTGGTGGCATCATTATCAAACCACTGTTAGATGCGCTTGGTCATTATGACTTATCGACAATTGGTGTATTATCGGCTGCCACTGTTTTTTCTATGGCAACTGTTTCATTAATTAAACTAAGAAATTCCGATTTAAATGTAGATCGGTTAAATAGCTTTTTAATTGCGATTGGTTCCATTCTAGGCGGTTTTATTGGAAAGGGCCTATTTAATTATTTTGTGATCAATATGGGGTCTTCAAAAATTGTCGGAATCGTCCAGTCCAGTTTACTCTCGATTTTGCTTATTATCATATTTATTTTTATGAAACATAACAACCATATTAAAACATATCATATTAAAAATCGTCTGGTTATATTAAGTGTAGGCCTTGTACTCGGTTTGTTATCTGCTTTTTTAGGGATTGGCGGAGGCCCGCTGAATGTAGCTGCTTTAGTATTTATCTTTTCCATGAATACAAAAGATGCGAGTGTTAATTCGATCTTTATTATCTTTTTTTCCCAGCTGTCTTCTTTGCTTTTAGTTGCAGGTTCAACAGGGTTTGACGACTATAATTTATCCATGCTGTGGGTGATGGTAGCTGGCGGCATAATCGGCGGTATCGTTGGAAGCAATTTTGTCAGCAAACTCTCCAATCGAATAATAGAACGTACATTTAACGTGACATTATTAAACATTATTTTGCTCAATTTTTATAATATCATCATGCAAATAGGATGAGAGCACAACATGATCAGATGTTGAGAAATGAACATCGTATCGAATGATGGAATACAAAAATCTTTCAAGGGCTGTGAGCATGATTTTAGAAGTAAAAAATTTCGAAGGCATCATTACTTTTAATACTAAAAAAACTTAGGCAAACTTTACAACATTCATTGAAAGAGCTCCGCAAAGACGAGAGAGCACATTGCAAAGTTGAGAGAGAGTCCCAAAGACGAGAGAGCACGTAAAGTAGGAGCAGCCCGAAGAGAACGCGTAAAGTTAAACTGTCTATGCCAATCAGAATATTCGAAACGGGTTTCACCTATCAAAAAACAGCCTCTGTTGATAGAGACTGTTACAATTTTTTTATACATATAACCAAATTTTATCCTGCATGTAAGATACCGTAAGACTTCCACTTTAAGACCTGAGTTGATACAAAAAGGGTCTAAGTGGGAGAAAACGGCACCTAAATTCTCGTTCAAGGGCCTTTAGGCTATACCCTTGCGGTACTAACATTCAGTAGGAGATTGGAAGAAAATCCTACTGAATGAAGTTTTGCT is a genomic window of Virgibacillus proomii containing:
- a CDS encoding sulfite exporter TauE/SafE family protein, yielding MKFSYLYYHIISSSEREMVVISLIYFLIGLLACTVGAMAGLGGGIIIKPLLDALGHYDLSTIGVLSAATVFSMATVSLIKLRNSDLNVDRLNSFLIAIGSILGGFIGKGLFNYFVINMGSSKIVGIVQSSLLSILLIIIFIFMKHNNHIKTYHIKNRLVILSVGLVLGLLSAFLGIGGGPLNVAALVFIFSMNTKDASVNSIFIIFFSQLSSLLLVAGSTGFDDYNLSMLWVMVAGGIIGGIVGSNFVSKLSNRIIERTFNVTLLNIILLNFYNIIMQIG